In a single window of the Drosophila albomicans strain 15112-1751.03 chromosome 3, ASM965048v2, whole genome shotgun sequence genome:
- the LOC117570714 gene encoding mucin-5AC isoform X2 encodes MTMQEIQSIVANGDGEGPSIIHTPPQTEHEPEKNVQDIVNRVQNVLNKEVASSSTKNNSAEQFLPVLDTPDVSSSWSLILPAIFGNTGGDIFPKPQQVVMTPESELLDTSTRAVPTTQRVTKKPKPSKRKPGNKRKPSTTKSTTEMTPQVVQEELDPMESVYAGIEQYQQSAANMHDFDVVNMQPIYQKRPITTVKPGPETTTRRVFYNNQEIIHTPTSSTSAASHSSTTEKIVSNHQLAKKPANVQRKPTQPHRVKKPSGAQGNSTVNTTSGTTHHSGNKQKNKKKTTTTTTTTTTTVAPTTTTTAATPAEEDPAAQEITSTTTQAPVSTTHKKKKRKPTRTPGLATSTTSSSSSGTTSSSSGSSSSNKPSKPKRKPTTKPKPQAVATDPAAAASAPHHQEVSTVKPPRPHRPHKKPKPTTTTTTTTTTPAPTSTAAPSVETEPAQPQDPVEDPHGESQKPEAAAEDPHQPQSEPEATTAAPTTTTTAAPTTTTTAEPTTTTSRRPALHHQKLHNKPAHSSTTSTSTTTTKRPTTQHQHKHHQKPQNEPTNEVNNKPSHKPIHSYGYVNAVPSKTTTTTTSTTHAPVYPVPSYDAEASEQLPVLIAQPDATQLKKTPQPLPSLAMIQQQLQHSSPSPAPQLSPDQILSMDQIVQSLTQDLLASDKKDEAPVPVKYDSAENNEQMQTLANKKKTQVSSTSTAAITTSTTISTTTTTTTTPTTSSSTTTTTTTTTPKTTTTIINTPRPLAANYGGSTLATMLDEEDASTSLEHLDFGEQHKQPSETTHSSIEVEPEQETTVVLITARPQYFASTSSPPMELLPQQPVKTDQPLEEPETTELPYNTQFLLTTPMAPLDETENDSDMETETESEKMKELEKELERQKELEKQKELEKQKELERQQELEGQKEVEKQKQLERQKELERLRELERQKEMEKELEKQKQFLKDLEKQKQAQLEAQKQAEKLAAIAAATTTSKPTSEANHVVKFEPLYAEVPEAVIAELTEQPEESTAPTTSGYYQQTDSESEEATTELVARLPVSESTTAADDDDDSTEVTPMIANLVQQLNLEVLKPTDQISMANFQTQAATVASTLVDGSNTLVSDIHMNSNETKDELEFLMSDVIQQITQQEQYNPSQLHDDADDDSHRLTNFAQLNTSFLLQPPKPPKQQLKTTTTSTTTTTESAPAQEITTIIPSNEELIKQEAAYLNTLPLSEMQEEHEESTTYKVPVLSLSQIYAQQQQDEDDEQEQFELQRLELLAATKPSEAPHKQEVNKQEEEKEEQQALEQEKEPEKYQEKEQASEQATETTVSVEATTEQQQLSEEEAEQSKETTVNEEETTSTSVEQNDNENPDAPDTNGNESDEEQMPEMLTNGYNEQILAEASETSTTANYEETQTQVPLAAEKEEEKPTEEELTTTRTTSTTGAAASTIVYQDAQEQTSTEQQLQQEEETQKEETTQTELEPMQSAEDSVTNAAQLQPQYTAQPESDATEEQTESSKEGEQQVTSEETITEIPGDMTVVSSESDMSLSSEQVTEKIELSTVKTLELNEESMEDISDELTATITEEDTTSSQKYQLDDEDPYVKLGETTASVVVRPQVGEHDKSAVKSTEQSTEDEKEEQNYKVSLPLASYGNQGNEQPDEEDDEDQTSYQLPILLPSSTTTTSEQPLSSSTPTTTTTTTSTTTTAAPATTKRLHTLKPVSYYVQPSLLGGYNNQLEPQPPKVLPYNANTNSQQQQLLQQQQQRPMLRPASLTNLMAASTQATRPPVKLEPSPQSSQGLEASTVRLDDDVVSFARLCNELAFSYWKAITSEKISSARSLVISPFAMTSMLSMVFLGARGSTSGEMNEILKLDDMVTFNPHLIFRNITNSVEQSMEGDIATAAFVREIFSDRANGKILPFFKEKTQQLYAGHVEEVNFHVVNDIVRRRTNLLVKRHTMGKVLEYLRTNSVWVNGPLATVSANLFQTDCSRGSTTDRDGEMFFQVHPTVRQRRLVPIPAVLYRSGFTAGYEPKLDATIVAFGRIQDTVSTIYVMPGHQSSVAPTDNLDRLERNLVEQAFSKENAWSNLLTSLMDRPGMEVQLPRFSHRSFVNASLGLQKMGLKGLFKSDFADLRGLTGNGNRDIFLSDMTQINTFSTCGEEKISDHHHVEMYPAPPLRKRNKDVDTTDDDAYDSSEAIVDFGSLVQESALGRGFYDDLLDPKFLELPLPLRPRQARVPDAPRLRFDKPFLYFVRHNPTGMILFMGRFNPRLLP; translated from the coding sequence ATGACCATGCAAGAGATCCAGAGCATTGTGGCGAACGGTGATGGTGAAGGACCTTCGATTATTCACACACCACCACAAACCGAACATGAGCCGGAAAAGAATGTCCAGGATATTGTAAATCGGGTGCAGAATGTGCTCAACAAAGAGGTGGCCAGCAGCTCCACAAAGAACAACTCTGCCGAGCAGTTCCTACCAGTGCTGGACACACCTGATGTTTCCTCATCATGGTCACTCATATTGCCTGCTATCTTTGGGAACACAGGTGGCGACATCTTTCCAAAACCGCAACAGGTTGTGATGACACCTGAATCCGAACTGCTGGACACCTCAACACGAGCTGTGCCCACAACGCAGCGAGTTACGAAGAAACCGAAGCCGTCAAAGCGCAAGCCAGGCAACAAACGCAAGCCCAGCACCACCAAGAGCACCACTGAGATGACACCACAAGTGGTGCAAGAGGAACTCGATCCCATGGAATCCGTCTATGCGGGCATTGAGCAGTATCAACAGTCGGCGGCCAATATGCATGATTTCGATGTGGTGAACATGCAACCCATCTACCAGAAGCGTCCCATCACCACTGTGAAGCCCGGGCCAGAAACAACCACGCGTCGGGTATTCTACAACAATCAGGAGATCATACACACGCCCACATCGTCGACGAGTGCAGCCAGTCATTCCAGCACCACTGAGAAGATTGTCTCCAATCATCAGCTGGCCAAGAAACCCGCCAATGTGCAGCGCAAACCCACTCAACCACATCGCGTGAAGAAACCCAGCGGAGCGCAGGGAAATAGCACCGTTAACACCACAAGCGGCACAACGCATCACAGTGGCAACAAGcagaagaacaagaaaaagacaaccaccaccacgaccacaacaactacgactGTGGcaccaacaaccacaaccacagctGCAACGCCGGCAGAAGAAGATCCCGCTGCTCAAGAAATAacgtcaacaacaactcaaGCACCAGTGTCCACCACgcacaagaagaagaaacgtAAGCCAACACGCACGCCAGGACTAGCCACTAGcacaaccagcagcagcagcagcggcacaacctccagcagcagcggtagtagcagcagcaacaagcccAGCAAGCCCAAGCGTAAGCCAACCACTAAGCCGAAACCGCAGGCTGTAGCCACGGACCCCGCTGCAGCAGCCTCTGCACCACACCACCAGGAAGTCAGCACTGTGAAGCCACCACGTCCACATCGCCCACACAAGAAGCCCAAGCcaaccaccaccacaacaacaacaaccacaacaccGGCACCTACAAGCACTGCGGCACCTTCTGTCGAGACAGAGCCTGCACAACCACAAGATCCCGTCGAGGATCCACATGGCGAATCTCAGAAGCccgaggcagcagcagaagatcCTCATCAGCCACAGTCAGAGCCAGAAGCAACCACAGCTGCgccgacaacaaccacaaccgcTGCGCCTACCACAACAACTACCGCTGAGCCAACGACAACCACAAGCAGGCGACCTGCATTGCATCACCAGAAGCTTCACAACAAACCAGCGCACTCGAGCACCACCAGCaccagcacaacaacaaccaagcGACCAACCACGCAGCACCAACACAAGCACCATCAAAAGCCACAGAATGAGCCAACAAATGAAGTGAACAACAAACCGAGCCACAAACCAATTCACTCCTATGGCTATGTGAATGCGGTGCCCTCAAagacaaccaccaccaccactAGCACCACTCACGCACCTGTCTACCCCGTGCCCAGTTACGATGCCGAGGCCAGCGAACAGCTACCCGTGCTTATTGCACAACCCGATGCAACACAGCTGAAAAAGACGCCACAGCCGTTGCCATCCTTGGCAATGAtccaacagcaactgcagcacaGCTCGCCATCGCCTGCACCACAGTTATCGCCGGATCAGATACTCTCGATGGATCAGATTGTACAGAGCCTCACACAGGATCTGTTGGCGAGCGACAAGAAGGATGAGGCGCCCGTGCCCGTGAAATACGACAGTGCGGAGAACAACGAGCAAATGCAGACGTTGGCCAACAAAAAGAAGACGCAAGTAAGCAGCACCAGCACCGCAGCCATCACCACTTCAACCACAATTTCCACAACAACCACGACGACAACAACTCCCACAACCTCAAGCTCCACAACtacgacaaccacaacaacaactcccaAGACAACCACAACTATCATAAATACCCCAAGACCTTTGGCAGCCAACTATGGCGGCAGCACACTGGCCACTATGCTTGACGAGGAGGATGCCAGCACTAGTCTGGAGCACTTGGATTTCGGCGAGCAGCACAAGCAACCATCGGAGACAACGCACAGCAGCATTGAGGTGGAGCCAGAGCAGGAGACAACGGTGGTATTGATAACCGCAAGACCACAATACTTTGCTTCGACCAGCTCACCACCAATGGagctgctgccacagcagcCCGTGAAGACGGACCAGCCCCTGGAGGAACCAGAGACAACAGAGTTGCCCTATAATACTCAATTCCTGCTGACCACGCCTATGGCACCATTGGATGAAACCGAAAACGATTCCGATATGGAAACTGAGACAGAGTCTGAGAAGATGAAGGAGTTGGAAAAGGAGTTGGAGAGACAGAAGGAATTGGAGAAACAGAAGGAGCTGGAGAAACAGAAAGAGTTGGAGAGGCAGCAGGAGCTGGAGGGGCAGAAGGAAGTGGAGAAGCAGAAACAGCTGGAGAGGCAGAAGGAACTGGAGAGGCTAAGGGAATTGGAGAGGCAGAAGGAAATGGAAAAAGAGTtggagaagcagaagcaatTCTTGAAGGACTtagagaagcagaagcaagCTCAACTGGAAGCACAAAAGCAGGCAGAGAAGCTTGCCGCAATCGCAGCTGCCACCACGACCTCAAAACCCACTTCGGAAGCCAATCATGTGGTGAAGTTTGAGCCACTTTATGCCGAAGTACCCGAAGCCGTGATTGCTGAGCTAACCGAGCAGCCAGAAGAGTCCACAGCACCCACGACCAGTGGCTACTATCAGCAAACGGATTCCGAAAGCGAAGAGGCAACTACTGAGCTTGTGGCCCGTTTACCAGTATCGGAAAGCACCACGGCAgctgatgacgacgatgatagCACAGAGGTAACGCCCATGATTGCCAATCTGGTGCAACAGCTCAATCTGGAAGTACTCAAGCCAACCGATCAAATCTCTATGGCCAATTTCCAGACACAGGCGGCAACAGTTGCCTCCACACTTGTCGATGGCAGCAACACGCTCGTCTCTGATATACACATGAACTCCAACGAGACGAAAGATGAACTGGAGTTCCTTATGTCCGATGTGATTCAACAGATCACCCAGCAGGAGCAATACAATCCCAGTCAGTTGCACGATGACGCTGATGATGATTCGCATCGCTTGACGAACTTTGCGCAGCTAAACACCTCGTTCCTGTTGCAGCCACCGAAGCCACCAAAGCAGCAActaaagacaacaacaacatcgacgacgacgacaacagaATCAGCACCAGCTCAGGAAATCACGACCATCATACCCAGCAATGAGGAGCTCATCAAACAGGAAGCTGCATATCTTAATACCCTGCCACTTAGCGAGATGCAGGAAGAGCACGAGGAGAGCACCACATACAAGGTACCAGTGCTGTCGCTATCACAAATCtatgcacagcagcaacaggatgaggatgatgagCAGGAGCAGTTCGAGCTGCAGCGACTAGAACTCTTGGCCGCCACAAAGCCAAGCGAAGCGCCACATAAACAGGAAGTCAACAAACAGGAGGAGGAAAAGGAGGAGCAGCAGGCGCTTGAGCAGGAAAAGGAGCCAGAGAAGTATCAGGAGAAGGAGCAAGCGTCAGAGCAGGCAACAGAGACGACAGTGAGCGTGGAGGCAACCAccgagcaacagcagctgtcaGAGGAGGAAGCggagcaaagcaaagagaCCACCGTCAATGAGGAGGAGACAACGTCGACCAGCGTCGAGcaaaacgacaacgaaaatCCCGATGCACCGGACACCAATGGCAACGAGAGCGACGAGGAGCAAATGCCCGAAATGTTGACAAATGGTTACAACGAACAAATCCTCGCGGAAGCCAGCGAAACGTCCACGACAGCCAACTACGAAGAGACACAAACGCAGGTGCCGCTTGCCGCtgagaaggaggaggaaaaACCGACCGAAGAGGAGCTaacgacaacaagaacaacgagCACAACTGGGGCAGCGGCATCAACGATTGTTTACCAGGACGCACAAGAGCAAACATCAacggagcagcagctgcaacaggaGGAGGAGACGCAGAAGGAAGAGACGACACAAACAGAACTGGAGCCGATGCAAAGTGCCGAGGATAGTGTAACCAATGCAGCGCAGTTGCAGCCACAGTACACAGCTCAACCAGAATCAGATGCTACCGAGGAGCAGACCGAAAGCAGCAAGGAGGGTGAACAGCAAGTGACTTCTGAAGAAACGATTACAGAAATACCCGGCGATATGACTGTGGTATCATCCGAATCAGACATGTCGCTCAGCTCCGAGCAAGTGACGGAAAAAATCGAGCTAAGCACGGTCAAAACACTGGAATTGAATGAGGAATCCATGGAAGACATATCCGATGAATTGACAGCCACCATAACCGAAGAGGATACGACAAGCTCACAGAAATATCAGCTGGACGATGAAGATCCCTACGTGAAGTTGGGAGAGACAACGGCCAGCGTGGTGGTTAGACCCCAAGTCGGCGAGCATGACAAAAGCGCAGTCAAGTCCACGGAGCAGTCAACGGAAGACGAAAAGGAAGAGCAAAACTACAAGGTGAGCTTGCCATTGGCCAGCTATGGCAATCAGGGCAATGAGCAACCGGATGAGGAAGATGACGAAGATCAAACCAGCTACCAGCTGCCCATTTTGTTGCCCAGCAGCACCACAACAACCTCAGAGCAACCACTGAGTAGCagcacaccaacaacaacaactacaacaacttcGACGACTACAACAGCAGCTCCAGCAACAACGAAGCGCCTGCACACCTTGAAGCCTGTCTCGTACTATGTGCAGCCTTCGCTGCTCGGCGGCTACAATAATCAGCTGGAGCCCCAGCCACCCAAGGTACTGCCCTACAATGCCAACACCAActcccagcagcaacagttactacaacagcagcaacaacgaccaATGCTGCGTCCAGCCTCCTTGACCAATCTCATGGCCGCCTCGACACAAGCAACACGACCACCCGTTAAACTGGAGCCAAGTCCGCAGAGCTCACAGGGCTTAGAGGCATCAACAGTGCGACTCGATGACGATGTTGTCTCCTTTGCCCGTCTTTGCAACGAACTCGCATTTAGTTACTGGAAGGCCATCACCTCGGAGAAGATTAGTTCGGCCAGAAGTTTGGTTATTTCACCTTTTGCTATGACCTCTATGTTGTCTATGGTTTTCCTCGGCGCACGTGGCAGCACTTCGGGTGAAATGAACGAAATACTCAAGCTAGACGATATGGTTACATTCAATCCACATTTAATCTTCCGCAACATCACAAACTCGGTGGAACAGTCGATGGAGGGTGATATTGCAACAGCGGCATTTGTGCGCGAAATCTTTAGTGATCGTGCCAATGGAAAGATTTTGCCGTTCTTCAAGGAGAAGACACAGCAACTGTATGCCGGACATGTGGAGGAGGTGAATTTCCATGTGGTCAACGATATTGTGCGAAGACGCACCAATCTTTTGGTTAAGCGTCATACCATGGGCAAAGTGCTGGAATATCTGCGTACAAATAGCGTTTGGGTTAATGGCCCATTGGCCACCGTATCGGCCAATCTCTTCCAGACGGATTGCTCGCGTGGTTCCACAACAGATCGCGATGGTGAAATGTTCTTCCAGGTTCATCCCACAGTGCGACAACGTCGTCTTGTGCCAATTCCCGCTGTGCTCTATCGCTCCGGCTTTACGGCAGGCTATGAACCCAAGCTGGATGCTACAATTGTAGCCTTCGGACGTATTCAGGACACCGTTAGCACTATCTATGTAATGCCCGGACACCAGAGCTCGGTGGCGCCCACCGACAATCTGGATCGATTGGAACGCAACCTCGTGGAGCAGGCATTCAGCAAAGAGAACGCTTGGAGCAATCTGCTCACCTCACTAATGGATCGTCCAGGCATGGAGGTGCAACTGCCGCGTTTCTCGCATCGCTCGTTTGTAAATGCTTCGCTGGGTCTACAGAAGATGGGACTCAAGGGACTGTTCAAGTCGGACTTCGCTGATCTGCGAGGTTTGACGGGTAATGGCAATCGGGATATCTTCCTGTCGGACATGACACAAATCAATACGTTCAGCACTTGTGGCGAGGAGAAGATATCCGATCATCATCATGTCGAAATGTACCCAGCACCACCGTTGCGTAAGCGTAACAAGGATGTGGATACAACCGATGATGATGCCTACGATTCGTCTGAGGCAATTGTGGACTTTGGTTCACTGGTGCA